Proteins encoded together in one Rhinopithecus roxellana isolate Shanxi Qingling chromosome 3, ASM756505v1, whole genome shotgun sequence window:
- the LOC104654583 gene encoding L-lactate dehydrogenase A chain isoform X1 has product MATLKDQLIHNLLKEEQTPQNKIAVVGVGAVGMACAISVLMKDLADELALVDVIEDKLKGEMMDLQHGSLFLRTPKIVSGKDYSVTANSKLVIITAGARQQEGESRLNLVQRNVNIFKFIVPNVVKYSPNCKLLIVSNPVDILTYVAWKISGFPKNRVIGSGCNLDSARFRYLMGERLGVHPLSCHGWVLGEHGDSRVPVWSGMNVAGVSLKTLHPDLGTDKDKEQWKEVHKQVVESAYEVIKLKGYTSWAIGLSVADLAESIMKNLRRVHPVSTMIKGLYGIKDDVFLSVPCILGQNGISDLVKVTLTPEEEARLKKSADTLWGIQKELQF; this is encoded by the coding sequence ATGGCAACTCTCAAGGATCAGCTGATTCATAATCTTCTAAAGGAAGAACAGACTCCCCAGAATAAGATTGCAGTTGTTGGGGTTGGTGCTGTTGGCATGGCCTGTGCCATCAGTGTCTTAATGAAGGACTTGGCAGATGAACTTGCTCTTGTTGATGTCATCGAAGACAAATTGAAGGGAGAGATGATGGATCTCCAACATGGCAGCCTTTTCCTTAGAACACCAAAGATTGTCTCTGGGAAAGACTATAGTGTAACTGCAAACTCCAAGCTGGTCATTATCACGGCTGGGGCACGTCAACAAGAGGGAGAAAGCCGTCTTAATTTGGTCCAGCGTAACGTGAACATCTTTAAATTCATCGTTCCTAATGTTGTAAAATATAGCCCGAACTGCAAGTTGCTTATTGTTTCCAATCCAGTGGATATCTTGACCTACGTGGCTTGGAAGATAAGTGGTTTTCCCAAAAACCGTGTTATTGGAAGTGGTTGCAATCTGGATTCAGCCAGATTCCGTTACCTGATGGGGGAAAGGCTGGGAGTTCACCCATTAAGCTGTCATGGGTGGGTCCTTGGGGAACATGGAGATTCCAGGGTGCCTGTATGGAGTGGAATGAATGTTGCTGGTGTCTCCCTGAAGACTCTGCACCCAGATTTAGGGACTGATAAAGATAAGGAACAGTGGAAAGAGGTTCACAAGCAGGTGGTTGAGAGTGCTTATGAGGTGATCAAACTCAAAGGCTACACATCGTGGGCCATTGGACTCTCTGTAGCAGATTTGGCAGAGAGTATAATGAAGAATCTTAGGCGAGTGCACCCAGTTTCCACCATGATTAAGGGTCTCTATGGAATAAAGGATGATGTCTTCCTTAGTGTTCCTTGCATTTTGGGACAGAATGGAATCTCAGACCTTGTGAAGGTGACTCTGACTCCTGAGGAAGAGGCCCGTTTGAAGAAGAGTGCAGATACACTTTGGGGAATCCAAAAAGAGCTGCAATTTTAA
- the LOC104654583 gene encoding L-lactate dehydrogenase A chain isoform X2, producing the protein MATLKDQLIHNLLKEEQTPQNKIAVVGVGAVGMACAISVLMKDLADELALVDVIEDKLKGEMMDLQHGSLFLRTPKIVSGKDYSVTANSKLVIITAGARQQEGESRLNLVQRNVNIFKFIVPNVVKYSPNCKLLIVSNPVDILTYVAWKISGFPKNRVIGSGCNLDSARFRYLMGERLGVHPLSCHGWVLGEHGDSRVPVWSGMNVAGVSLKTLHPDLGTDKDKEQWKECRYTLGNPKRAAILKSSDVIAFHCLGYNRILVGGCACCPFYLICN; encoded by the exons ATGGCAACTCTCAAGGATCAGCTGATTCATAATCTTCTAAAGGAAGAACAGACTCCCCAGAATAAGATTGCAGTTGTTGGGGTTGGTGCTGTTGGCATGGCCTGTGCCATCAGTGTCTTAATGAAGGACTTGGCAGATGAACTTGCTCTTGTTGATGTCATCGAAGACAAATTGAAGGGAGAGATGATGGATCTCCAACATGGCAGCCTTTTCCTTAGAACACCAAAGATTGTCTCTGGGAAAGACTATAGTGTAACTGCAAACTCCAAGCTGGTCATTATCACGGCTGGGGCACGTCAACAAGAGGGAGAAAGCCGTCTTAATTTGGTCCAGCGTAACGTGAACATCTTTAAATTCATCGTTCCTAATGTTGTAAAATATAGCCCGAACTGCAAGTTGCTTATTGTTTCCAATCCAGTGGATATCTTGACCTACGTGGCTTGGAAGATAAGTGGTTTTCCCAAAAACCGTGTTATTGGAAGTGGTTGCAATCTGGATTCAGCCAGATTCCGTTACCTGATGGGGGAAAGGCTGGGAGTTCACCCATTAAGCTGTCATGGGTGGGTCCTTGGGGAACATGGAGATTCCAGGGTGCCTGTATGGAGTGGAATGAATGTTGCTGGTGTCTCCCTGAAGACTCTGCACCCAGATTTAGGGACTGATAAAGATAAGGAACAGTGGAAAGAG TGCAGATACACTTTGGGGAATCCAAAAAGAGCTGCAATTTTAAAGTCTTCTGATGTCATAGCATTTCACTGTCTAGGCTACAACAGGATTCTAGTTGGAGGTTGTGCATGTTGTCCTTTTTATCTGATCTGTAATTAA